From the Streptomyces sp. NBC_01216 genome, the window GCGGGCGGTGGCGGCGGACACGATCCAGCTCCACGGGGGCATCGGCTTCACCTGGGAACACGAGGCACACCTGTATTTCAAGCGGGCGGCGGCCGACGAGCTGCTCTTCGGGCCGGTCCACCGGCTGCGGGCCCGCGCGGCCGAGGCGACGGGCCTGTTCGGCGACGCTGCCCGGGAGGTGGCCCACTGATGGCGAGCATCGGCGTACGCATGATGCGGAAGGTGTCCTCCACCCGCGCCTTCTCCAAGGTGGCGCCGCACGTCGTGCCGGCGCTGGACCGGGCGGTGCACCGGCTGACCCGGGGGAGGGTGCTGCCGAGCGCCCGCATGCTGCCGGGCGTGGTCCTCACCGCGCGCGGGGCCAGGTCGGGGCTGCCCCGGCGGACGCCGCTGGCCTGCGTGCCGGAGCCCTCCGGTGGCTGGCTGCTGATCGGGTCCAACTTCGGGCGTGAGGGGCATCCCGCCTGGACCGGCAACCTGCTCAGGAACCCGGACGCGGAGGTGAGCTGGCGGGGGGAGGCGATTCCCGTGCGGGCGGAACTGCTGACCGGGGACCGGCGGGCGGCGGCCTGGCGGGTGGCGCTGGAGTTCTGGCCGCCGTACGCGATCTACCAGGCGCGGGTGGAGCGGGAGATCCGGCTCTTCCGGCTGACGCGGCGGGAGCCTGACCCCGGTCCGCCGTGACGCCAGGGCTTCGCCGGGCCCGGCCTGTGGTGACGGGTGTCCGCCCCCGCGTGATCCGCGGGGGTCCGGCCCC encodes:
- a CDS encoding nitroreductase family deazaflavin-dependent oxidoreductase, with protein sequence MASIGVRMMRKVSSTRAFSKVAPHVVPALDRAVHRLTRGRVLPSARMLPGVVLTARGARSGLPRRTPLACVPEPSGGWLLIGSNFGREGHPAWTGNLLRNPDAEVSWRGEAIPVRAELLTGDRRAAAWRVALEFWPPYAIYQARVEREIRLFRLTRREPDPGPP